The Salvia miltiorrhiza cultivar Shanhuang (shh) chromosome 1, IMPLAD_Smil_shh, whole genome shotgun sequence genome has a window encoding:
- the LOC131007178 gene encoding uncharacterized protein LOC131007178 — protein MSWALFLHIVNALEVDPYFQQRPDACGRFGFSPIQKCTAAIRQLAYGTVADCCDEYLRIGKTTALACLKKFCKAVVRKFSGVYLRRPTTADVQRLTAMHKAKHVAWHDAYTRGDQGKPTIILEAVASQDLWIWNAFFGIAGSNNDINILNQSTLFNDVLSGNEAAVHFLANNSHHTRGYYLTDGIYPDWSVFVKSFAFPSDEKKRRFKVMQEAARKDVERAFGILQARWGIIRGSSRLWK, from the exons CTTGTGGGCGTTTTGGCTTCTCACCAATCCAGAAGTGCACAGCGGCGATTCGACAATTGGCGTACGGTACTGTAGCTGATTGTTGTGACGAATATCTTCGTATAGGCAAAACGACGGCGTTGGCGTGCTTGAAGAAATTCTGTAAAGCCGTTGTTCGGAAATTTAGCGGCGTATATTTGAGGAGGCCAACCACTGCCGACGTTCAACGACTCACTGCAATGCATAAGGCCAAACATG TGGCTTGGCATGACGCTTACACTCGAGGGGATCAGGGCAAGCCCACGATTATATTAGAGGCTGTAGCTTCACAAGATTTGTGGATATGGAACGCCTTCTTCGGAATCGCTGGGTCAAATAATGACATCAACATTCTCAACCAATCCACGTTATTCAATGACGTCCTATCGGGCAATGAAGCAGCGGTGCATTTCCTCGCCAATAATTCCCACCACACCAGAGGCTACTACTTAACtgacggcatatatccggaCTGGTCGGTATTCGTCAAAAGCTTCGCATTTCCGAGCGACGAGAAGAAGCGAAGGTTCAAAGTGATGCAAGAAGCTGCAAGGAAGGATGTGGAACGAGCTTTTGGCATTCTTCAAGCTCGTTGGGGTATAATTAGAGGCTCGTCTCGTCTATGGAAGTAG